ATCGCCAACTGCGCCGCCTTCCAGACCGCCGACCAGCTGCGGTGGCTGTCCAATGTGGCCTACCGGACGGCCGAACTCAAGCTCGCCCATCCGAACGCCGGGTTCGGTGAGCGGGAACGCGAGCTGTGGGAGGAACTGCCCGCCTGGCAGGGGTTCCGGGAACTGATGGAGCGCCAGCTCACCACCTTCGACTGGGCCGAGGCGTTCGTCGCGCTGAACGTCGTGGCCAAGCCGGCCGTGGACGAGATCGTGCTGCGCCAGCTGGGTGTCAGCTCCCGCCGGCACGGCGACACCCTGCACGCGCTGCTCACCGAAGCCGCGCTGCGCGACAGTGAACGCTCCCGCCGCTGGACCGAGGCCCTCGTGCGGCACATGGCCGAGGTCGACGAGAACCTGCCGAAGCTCACGGAATGGGTGGACAAGTGGCAGCCGCTGGCCACGAAGGCCATCCGGGCCTACGGCGACGAGGTGGCCGAGAACGCGGAAGCCTCCGACAACGCCATCGCCGCGGTGCGGGCCTTCCAGCGGCACCTCGGGCTGGGGAACTGAGATCGCCATGACCGGACACCACGTCCTTGTCGAGGGGACCGGCGTTCGCTTCTCCTGCGCGGAGGGCGACACGCTGCTGCGTGCCGCCCTCCGCGCGGGAGTCGGACTCAGCTACGAGTGCAACAGCGGTTCCTGCGGCAGCTGCCGGTACGAACTCGTCGACGGCGAAGTGCGGGACCGGCGGCCAGGCGCGCCCGGACTCACCGCACGCGACCGCCGCCGGGGACGTCGGCTGGCCTGCCAGAGCGAACCGCTGTCCGACTGCGTCGTGCGCGTTCCCGAGCCCGCCGAGGTGACCACCTACCGGCCGGTGACCCAGACCGCGCTGCTGAGCGCGGTGCGGCCGCTCACCCACGACATGTCGGAGTTCGTGTTCACCGCCGAGGAGCGCGCCGAGTTCGCGCCCGGCCAGTACGCGATGATCCACCTGCCCGACGGGCGGGTCGAACGCGCCTACTCGATGAGCAACCTGGGCAACAGCAGCCGGGAATGGAAGTTCGTCGTCAAGCGCGCCCCGGACGGGCAGGCGACGTCCATCCTGTTCGACAAGCTCGAGGTCGGGTCGGCCGTGGTGATCGACGGCCCCTACGGCCACGCCTACCTGCGGCCGGAACGCAACCGCGACATCGTGTGCGTGGCGGGCGGCAGCGGACTGGGCGCGATGATCTCGATCATCCTCGGCGCGGCCGCGCTCCCGGACGCCGTGGACCGCACGGCGCACCTTTTCATCGGCGGCCGGACCGAGGCGGACATCCACATCCCCGACGCGGTCCTCGTCGCCCGCCGCCGCCTGCGGGCACTGCACGTCCGCACCGCCGTCTCGGCCGCCGACGGGTGCGACCCGCAGCCCGAGTGCGGCATCGCGCCCTTCCGCGGCTTCGTCCACGAGGCCGTCGTCGGCACCTTCGGCGAGAAGATCCGGGACTTCACCTACTACGCGGCGGGGCCGCCCGCGATGACCGACGCCCTCGCCAGGGCCCTCGTGGTCGAGGGCGGTCTGGCGGCCGACCACCTGTACTTCGACCGCTTCTGCTGAGAAAGGAACACCCATGGCTTTCGTTCGGGTCTGCAGCCTGGATGACGTCTGGGAGGGCGAGATGGAGTCCTTCGAGGTCGGCGACAAGGAGATCCTCGTCGCCCACCTCGACGGCGGCGACGTCGTCGCCACCCAGGCCATCTGCCCGCACCAGCAGGTCGAACTCGTCGAAGGGGAGCTCGACAAGAAGACCCTGACCTGCAAGAGCCACCTGTGGACGTTCGACCTGACCACCTGCAAAGGCATCAACCCCGGACACGCCGAGCTGGCGCGCTACCCGGTCAAGCTCGACGGCGACGACATCTACATCGACCCCGACGGCGACACCCCCAAGGTCGCCCACTCCTGACCAGACAAGGAATCCGGCACAATGGTTGCGATCAACTGCGACATGGGCGAGGCCTACAGCATCTACCGCTGCGGCGACGACGAGGGCATCATGCCCTACATCACGGTCGCGAACGTGGCGTGCGGTTTCCACGCCGCCGACCCGGTCGTGATGCGCAAGACCGTCGCCCTCGCC
The window above is part of the Amycolatopsis thermoflava N1165 genome. Proteins encoded here:
- a CDS encoding Rieske 2Fe-2S domain-containing protein, whose protein sequence is MAFVRVCSLDDVWEGEMESFEVGDKEILVAHLDGGDVVATQAICPHQQVELVEGELDKKTLTCKSHLWTFDLTTCKGINPGHAELARYPVKLDGDDIYIDPDGDTPKVAHS
- a CDS encoding toluene monooxygenase, with the protein product MSAPLKPLKTWGHLAARRRKPSEYEIVSTNLLWHTRDAEQPWDVGHTGFMADFYRKNRNGSPVTHPDWNAFRDPDELVYRTYNILQDGQETYVEGLLDQHNAEGHDKGLAPEWVATLAQLYTPSRYLLHTIQMASAYLVHMAPASTIANCAAFQTADQLRWLSNVAYRTAELKLAHPNAGFGERERELWEELPAWQGFRELMERQLTTFDWAEAFVALNVVAKPAVDEIVLRQLGVSSRRHGDTLHALLTEAALRDSERSRRWTEALVRHMAEVDENLPKLTEWVDKWQPLATKAIRAYGDEVAENAEASDNAIAAVRAFQRHLGLGN
- a CDS encoding 2Fe-2S iron-sulfur cluster-binding protein; this translates as MTGHHVLVEGTGVRFSCAEGDTLLRAALRAGVGLSYECNSGSCGSCRYELVDGEVRDRRPGAPGLTARDRRRGRRLACQSEPLSDCVVRVPEPAEVTTYRPVTQTALLSAVRPLTHDMSEFVFTAEERAEFAPGQYAMIHLPDGRVERAYSMSNLGNSSREWKFVVKRAPDGQATSILFDKLEVGSAVVIDGPYGHAYLRPERNRDIVCVAGGSGLGAMISIILGAAALPDAVDRTAHLFIGGRTEADIHIPDAVLVARRRLRALHVRTAVSAADGCDPQPECGIAPFRGFVHEAVVGTFGEKIRDFTYYAAGPPAMTDALARALVVEGGLAADHLYFDRFC